A window from Chrysemys picta bellii isolate R12L10 chromosome 2, ASM1138683v2, whole genome shotgun sequence encodes these proteins:
- the LOC101944619 gene encoding probable G-protein coupled receptor 141 codes for MYSTMPGATTTSLNASVTTTQSSNFNSDIERYILITIYTVAFIGGTIGAIAMSFLLVKMNTLSVTTAAIVNLVVLHSLLLLTVPFRLYYYINQQWIFGKDFCKAASAMMHIHMYLTFLFYIITLIIRWLIFFQWKDKLEFYRKLHAVAASATVWIAAIVIVLPLVIAQYGTSRPYEANTCFTFQQELEKKSVKTLNYLLIAIVATITCVLLGLQVFIILKVVKKFPGSVWSHQEFWAQIKSLMFISVIIICFLPYHLFRLYYIRHMKEEQLVMYNNICLSITAISCLDLLSFVISGNRFFKQKIIMLRDKLACC; via the coding sequence ATGTACAGTACCATGCCTGGAGCGACTACAACCTCTCTGAATGCATCTGTTACTACAACTCAGTCCAGTAACTTTAATTCTGACATTGAACGTTACATATTGATTACTATATATACAGTAGCATTTATTGGAGGTACAATTGGAGCCATCGCAATGTCATTTTTGCTGGTTAAAATGAACACTCTGTCAGTGACCACGGCGGCGATTGTCAACCTCGTGGTGTTGCACAGCCTGCTTCTCCTGACTGTGCCGTTTCGGCTTTATTATTATATCAATCAGCAGTGGATTTTTGGGAAGGACTTTTGTAAAGCAGCGAGTGCTATGATGCACATCCATATGTACCTCACTTTTCTATTCTACATAATCACGCTCATTATCCGGTGGCTCATTTTCTTTCAATGGAAGGACAAGCTGGAGTTCTACAGGAAGCTACACGCTGTGGCTGCTAGTGCTACAGTGTGGATAGCAGCCATTGTGATTGTGCTGCCCTTGGTCATTGCTCAGTATGGGACGTCTAGGCCGTATGAAGCTAACACATGTTTTACATTCCAACAAGAACTCGAGAAGAAGAGTGTGAAAACACTGAACTATCTCTTAATTGCCATTGTAGCCACCATCACATGTGTCCTCTTGGGCTTGCAAGTCTTCATCATTCTAAAGGTGGTGAAAAAGTTTCCAGGCTCTGTCTGGTCACATCAAGAATTCTGGGCCCAGATTAAAAGCTTGATGTTCATATCTGTGATAATCATTTGTTTCCTCCCATATCACCTCTTTAGGCTCTATTACATACGGCACATGAAAGAAGAACAATTAGTAATGTACAATAATATCTGTTTGAGTATAACTGCCATCAGCTGTCTTGATTTGCTGTCATTTGTTATAAGCGGAAACCGTTTCTTTAAGCAAAAGATTATTATGCTTCGAGACAAGCTTGCGTGCTGTTAG